A window from Theropithecus gelada isolate Dixy chromosome 1, Tgel_1.0, whole genome shotgun sequence encodes these proteins:
- the PLA2G2D gene encoding group IID secretory phospholipase A2 isoform X2 — MARDFQQLPPLLCAGIMELALLCGLVVMAGVIPIQGGILNLNKMVKQVTGKMPLFFYWPYGCYCGPGGRGQPKDATDC, encoded by the exons ATGGCAAGAGACTTCCAGCAGCTGCCTCCACTGCTCTGTGCTGGGATCATGGAACTTGCCCTGCTGTGTGGGCTGGTGGTGATGGCTG GTGTGATTCCAATCCAGGGCGGGATCCTGAACCTGAACAAGATGGTCAAGCAAGTGACTGGGAAAATGCCCCTTTTCTTCTACTGGCCCTACGGCTGTTACTGCGGACCAGGTGGCAGAGGCCAGCCCAAAGATGCCACGGACTG CTGA
- the PLA2G2D gene encoding group IID secretory phospholipase A2 isoform X1 — protein MARDFQQLPPLLCAGIMELALLCGLVVMAGVIPIQGGILNLNKMVKQVTGKMPLFFYWPYGCYCGPGGRGQPKDATDWCCQTHDCCYDHLKTHGCCVHTDHYRYSFSQGDIHCSDKGSWCEQQLCACDKEVAFCLKRNLDTYKKRLRFYWRPRCQGQTPGC, from the exons ATGGCAAGAGACTTCCAGCAGCTGCCTCCACTGCTCTGTGCTGGGATCATGGAACTTGCCCTGCTGTGTGGGCTGGTGGTGATGGCTG GTGTGATTCCAATCCAGGGCGGGATCCTGAACCTGAACAAGATGGTCAAGCAAGTGACTGGGAAAATGCCCCTTTTCTTCTACTGGCCCTACGGCTGTTACTGCGGACCAGGTGGCAGAGGCCAGCCCAAAGATGCCACGGACTG GTGCTGCCAGACCCATGACTGCTGCTACGACCACCTGAAGACCCACGGATGCTGCGTCCACACGGACCATTACAGATACAGCTTTTCCCAGGGGGACATCCACTGCT CTGACAAGGGAAGCTGGTGTGAGCAGCAGCTGTGTGCCTGTGACAAGGAGGTGGCCTTCTGCCTGAAGCGTAACCTGGACACCTACAAGAAGCGACTGCGTTTCTACTGGCGGCCCCGCTGCCAGGGACAGACCCCTGGGTGCTAA